GAAGTATCTTGAAGGCCGGGACGAGGTCTATCTCAAAATCCGAATATCTGACCCTGACGTAAGGGTGCTCAGCGTAATTCTGCTCATAATCCCCGAAGGCATCCTTAGCTATATCGACTATTAGGCTCCCCAAAACTTCCTTATCTCCTACTCCCTTGGGGAAGAGGACGAAGATATCGAGCTCATTGTTATTCGGAAGCCAGGTATCTCTAACAGAGGATCCGACAGCAATTACCTCAGCGTTCAAATTTAGCCTCTTGATGCTCTCCTCTACTCTCCTCAGAGCTTCCTCGAGTACCCTCTCCAGCCTCCTCCTCTCCTCCTCGGATGGCGAGACTATCCTCTCAGCTTCCCTCAGGATGAGCTCTAAATCACTCGATGTTCGCATGCCTCCTGGCAAGATCCTCCTCACTCTTCCCCATCAGCTCCACTATTTCGGATATCAGTGCATCGAGATATATCATAGCGCTCAGCTCGAATAACGTTCCTAGCGGTGTTAGGGGCTCGTGTATACCCAGTATCTGCCTCGTGAAGTAATCTCTGCTCTCATCCTCTGGAAGAACTCTTCCTCCTATTCTAACGACGAAATCGGCTATCTTCCCCAGGGTAGAATCCGGATAGCTCGTGATAGCTATTACATGAGCCCCAACACTCTTAGCTACTTGAGCTGCTGTAACGGGGAATTTAGTCTCTCCGGATCCACTCACGGCTATAAGAAGGTCACCGCTCCTCATAGATGGAGTGACCGTCTCACCCACTACGTAAACTTGGAAGCCGACGTGGAGGAGCCTCATCGCGAAGGCCTTAGCCACTAGCCCGGATCTACCGGCCCCGACTACGAATATCTTGCCCTCCCCCATAGTCCTGAAGAGCGCTTTTATGAACATATTAGCGGATTCATCATCAACTGTAGATAGATTTTCCTTAACGACCTCTATCAGCTTACCGATCTTCTCAACCACGGGCGTGCCCATCACCCGGCTCAACGTCTCCAGATAACAAAATAACCTTTACTTACCTATCTAATGGAGATGCATGTGGTAACTAAGGTTAGCTTAAGGAAAGCGCTTGGAGAAGTTAGGGATACCTTGGCGAGGTTGAGCGATCATCTGGAGGACTTAATAGATCTGGGGGATTTTTGGGAAATAGCGAGGAGGTATGCTGTCACCAATAGTTTCGATAGCATCTTAATGCTGCTCGGAATAATACTAGGAGGATACTTCGGGGGGATAGAGGAGCCTTCCGTGATCCTCAAACTGATACTGGCTGGAACTCTATCGATATTTTTCTCCGGATCTCTGGGGACTTACATATCGGAGAGAGCGGAGAGGGAGCTGAAGGTCAGGGAGCTGGAGAGGGCGGTCCTGATGACGCTAGATGAAACATTTATCAGCGAGATGGAGAGAAGGAAAGCCATATTAATAGCTCTAGCGAGCGGAGGAATTCCATCGATACTCGTGATGACCCTCTCTATATCCTTCAAGATATGCGAGCTCGGTTTAATAGAGATCAAGCTCTCTTATACCTTATCGATCCTTCAGGCACTACTTCTCCTCTTCATCATGGGCTTCTACTTAGGATCCCTCTCCGGAGGGAAGAGGCTCAGTTACGCTCTCTTCACACTGGGCGCTGGGCTCCTCCTACTGGTGATGATGATTTGGCTTGGAGTGTAGTCTCACTGAGGATCGCTTATCTGGGATGGAATTATCATGGGGTCGTCGAACAACCGAGCCTCCCTACAGTGGGCTCAGCCCTGAGGGAGGCGATGGAATCTCAGGGCATAAGAGCGAAACTCAGGTTCACATCTAGGACTGATAGAGGAGTATCGGCATTGGATAACATAGCTTTCTACAGGGGTCCGGCCCCTAATGTATCTCTCCTGAACTCGGAACTTCCGAAGGATATAGCTGTGTGGGCTATCGCTACCGGAGGCATACCTAAGCCCAAGGCTAGAGCTTATTGCTATGCGATCCCATTCAGACTCAGCGAGACAGAATGCGTGAGGAGGGCGTTAGATGAACTAGCGCAGGCTGGATTAGGGAAAAATATTGAGAGAATTGACGTGAAATCTGGAGAAAATTTTACATATATAGAGATTTATGGGAAGTCATTTAAGAAGAACGAGATAAGGAGGATCGTTGGGAGAGCCTTAGAACTCCACCTCGGTAGGAGTATAGGGTTGGCCCCTCCCGAAGGGCTCGTCCTCACTGAGACATTGACAGATATGAAGTGGGAAGAGTTCCACAGGAGGAAGCTCCATCTAATTGGAAAAATGATTGAAAGAGAGTTGTGGAGGCTCGAGTCCTCTAGAATAATTCTTGGGATCATAAAATCTATCTCTTCGTCGCTATTATAGTTCTAGTCTCCGGAACGTACCATCTCACCTTATCCCTGAACCACTTCCAGAATCTGGTGAAGGAGTCCATGCTCTCAGACTCTAGAACCATTATCCCGTTGTACTCAGTTCCCCACGCATGATCATATACCCCGATGAGTCTGACCTCGGGGGGCCATTCCTCAGTTATCTTCTCCCACTCGTTCCTAGCTCTCTCCTCTTCCTCAGGACTGAGTTCCTTCAGCTTGTATAACACGAAGTATATGTAGGTCGGCATGCGAGCACCCTAAAGTATCGCTACTGGAAAGTATATAATGTTGAGATCCTGAAAAGGGGAGAAGGTACCCTCTAAGATGAGAACTCATCGAATATACGCTACCTCATAGGGCATTCAATCATGCATTTGGAGCAAAATTCATCGCAGGGCAGTAAGGGCCACCCACTCTTCGCTCTCTCATACTCTCTCCTGATGAAATCCTTAGATATGTTATCGATGTAATCCCACCAAGGTGCCTCCCTCTCCCCGTGGACTATCCGATCTGGATCCACGCCGAGGTCCCTCGCTATCGACCCATAGGTCCACCTGTTGAACGGTCTCTTGTACCCCCTCTTTAGGATCTCACTGACCTCGAAGCCCCCTAGGGAGAGGAGGGCTTGCACATAAGCCCTACCATAATGAGAAACGTTCATTTCCCCTCTGTATTCCCTACGGAATATGGAGAGTCTTCTTCTGAAATCAGGCTCTCTAATCAGGGGAGAAAGCTCAAAGGGCGTCCCGGCCTTCGGGACGAACACGCTGAGGGTGACCTTCGCTCTCAATATGGAGTTTACCTTGCTAGCGAGCTTAGCGGATTCGACTACATCGGATTCTCGCTCAAAGGGAAGCCCTATCATGAAATAGAGCTTTATATGCTTCATCCCCATATCCCTAGCTTCTTCAGCGGTTCTAATGATCTCATCATTATCTATCCTCTTGTTAATTATCCCCTTCAATCTATCGCTCCCCGTTTCGGGGGCTATAGTTATCATCCTTCCTCCAGTGCTCCTTATTAGATCGAGGAGCTCAACATCCACTTGATCAGCCCTTATGGATGGAGTGCTCGCCTTAAGACCTATCTCAGCTATCTCCCAGAGAGTATCTTTTATCGCCTTTGAGGAAGCCGCATCAGATCCTATTATGAAAATTTCCCTGAAGCCCAGGTCAGAAGCATATTCTATAGCCTCCCTAACCTCGTTCATCGGGGCATCTAAACGCGGTCTCCAATGCCACCCCATGCCGCAGAACCTACACCCCCACCCGCATCCCCTCGATATCTCCAAGAGGAATTTGTTGAGTGTGACTCCATCCTCTAGGACCCTTATCTGGTCGCGCAGAGGGCTCAGATGAAGTATCCTATTGAACTTAGCCCTGTTCTTGAGCTCATATACGAAGAACTTCGGGATTAGGGCCGAGACTCCCTCATCCCTGAACTTGAGGATCTCCCCGATGAGAGCCTCGAAATCTCCTAGGCCTACTGCGGAGACTAGAGGGCTTATGGGGAGGGGGTTGAAGCTAACAGCAGGCCCTCCAACAAATACAGGTTTCTTCAGCCCTTCAATCATCCTCAATAATTCCGGATACTGCCCTTCAAAGTGAAGAGTTGCCAGGGCTATATCGAATTCATCTAAAGACCTACCGCTTTCCACGGAGCCATTGAGGTCGCTCACGAACCTCTCAGCCATCACGCCATCCATGGAATTGACTAGGAAGTAGAGGATCTGGTGCCCTAAGGAGCTCACGGCCACTCTGTATGGACCCGGGTAGATGATCGCGACTTTGAGCTCGAAATCCCTAGGGTCCCTATCGTAAAATCCCCCCTCTTCGATGGGCATGTTTTCCTCCCGAATGGGCCGGGGGGGAATCGAACCCCCGACCTCCGCCTCGTAAGGGCGGCGTCATAGCCTCTAGACCACCGGCCCTGGCGCCGGGGGAGGGATTTGAACCCTCGCGGCCCAGTGGGCCACTGGCTTAGCAGGCCAGCCCCCTACCGAGCTAGGGCACCCCGGCAGTCCCTTACTATTGAGTGGAGTGATTTAAAAAGTTGACTTCCGTTAGCTTGCGGAACTTATCTTGGGAGATCGTTGAGAACTTTGCGCCGGGAAGATAAGGACCAAGCCTCGGTATTAATCCCTTCGCTTGAGTCTTACGCTTGCATATGAGCATATGGGAGAGAAATGATTTTCTAACCATGGAAACATCCCTATAATGGCCCGTCCTATTTAGAGCCCTCTTCACCTGCTTCGGGGTGGCCCTGACTACGAGTAGTATCTCCCTTCCCATCTTGATCATATCCCTTATCATGCGGACCTGCCTGGGGGATAGTGAAACATAGATTCCCTTCTCATCTATCTTCGTTACATTTATCTCCATCGATACATCGTTCATGAATCCGTAGATATTCGCTATAGCCCTAGTTGAGAGCTTCATATTATCAACTAGCTGCTTCCTCATCTCGTAGAGCGGGTAGAGACAATCCTTTTCCCCCAGAAAGGCCTTGAAATAGATACCGTAGCCCACTTCACCCAAGTCCGTTATGAAGCCCTTGAGGCTCTCACCCACTTTCGCTTCCTCAGCCCTCTTGAGTTTCCCATAAGTCCTGTAGATCAAGTTCTCAGCTGCCCCCTCATCGGCTCCGCTGACCCTGACCTTAACCCAGCCACCCTCGGTATCGAGATCTAATGCTTCTACCTCGATACCCCTCATCAACTGCATCATCTCCCAGCCGAGTTCCTCGAGCATTGAATCGACATTCAGGTCTTCGGGGATCCTCTCTTGTATGAAGAACTCTCTCGTCAAGTCAATCATCCTTCCAGCGTCTCGATCGCCCTATCTATGAGCTCTATCATGGAGTCTATAAGCTTTACAACTTCCTCCTTATTCACGGGTTCCATCATCGCTCCGCATACGGGGCAAGTGGGTGAGCCCTCACCCATGCTCCTTATCATCTCATCGAAGCTCAACCTCGCATGAGATGGATCGGCAGCGCACACATAGTACTCCCCCGATAGGTCCTCCTCCTTCCTCTTCATCAGCTCGCTCTTCGTATACTTCAGCCTCCTCAGGAGGAATGATTTCGCTACATCCTTATTTATCCTCCAGTAGGATAGATAACCCCCATTCCCATCTTCCTTGGCCCCCAGTTGAATCACCAAGTTGAAGTCCTGCATTTGGTAGAGCATGACCCTCAGGTTCGTGACGGATAGCTTGAGAGTCTCCTGTAACTCCCCTTCCTCTATAACACCGTTATTGGCGAGTTCAACGATTCTCCTAACTAGCTCAAGATCCCTGCTGATCACAGCAAGGGCAAGTATTATCAGGTCCTCGTCCCTCATACCCCATCATCCAGTAAAGTTTATAGGTGAGCATTACCCTCTACCGAAGCCCCGGTAGCTCAGCTCGGTCAGAGCGGCCGCCTCGTAAGCGGCAGGTCGCGGGTTCGAATCCCGCCCGGGGCTTCACGATATATTATTGCGTAAACTCAAATAAGCTTTTCTACATAAGCATGAATGAATGTCCCGCATCTCAAATTCCATGAACATACCTTCAATGGGATGAAGGGTAAATAGATTTCTTAATAAAATGAATTAAATAACAGGATTCATCAGATATCGAAGCTTTCGGAAACTCACTAACAGCCAGAATGGGGCCGCCGGGATTTGAACCCGGGACCTCCGGCTCCCAAGGCCGGCATCCTACCTAGCTAGACCACGGCCCCTTGGTTTAGCCATGACCAATAATAAAGATTACTCGAGCCTCAGTCTCGCCATCAGCACTCATTTAAACTCCTCAGTTTTGTGCGAAGGTTCTCAATTAAATATTATGATTTAAGGATTATAGTATTCAATCATTAACCTAAAGTCCGGAGTTATCTGAAAAATTTGACTATGACTTCGATCTGGCTACCAGATTATCGAGGACCTTCTTGAGCTCATCATATGTGTTAGTCAGGGCCTCACTTATCACCTTCGTATTACCCAGTATCGGCATGAAATTAGCATCCCCGATCCACCTGGGCACTATGTGTATGTGTATATGACCCTCGAAACCGGCACCAGCAGCCTTACCCACATTCATCCCTATGTTGAACCCATCGGGGCTCATGGCCTCTTTCAAAATCCTTA
The sequence above is drawn from the Candidatus Korarchaeum cryptofilum OPF8 genome and encodes:
- a CDS encoding tRNA pseudouridine synthase; its protein translation is MAWSVVSLRIAYLGWNYHGVVEQPSLPTVGSALREAMESQGIRAKLRFTSRTDRGVSALDNIAFYRGPAPNVSLLNSELPKDIAVWAIATGGIPKPKARAYCYAIPFRLSETECVRRALDELAQAGLGKNIERIDVKSGENFTYIEIYGKSFKKNEIRRIVGRALELHLGRSIGLAPPEGLVLTETLTDMKWEEFHRRKLHLIGKMIERELWRLESSRIILGIIKSISSSLL
- a CDS encoding radical SAM protein, producing the protein MPIEEGGFYDRDPRDFELKVAIIYPGPYRVAVSSLGHQILYFLVNSMDGVMAERFVSDLNGSVESGRSLDEFDIALATLHFEGQYPELLRMIEGLKKPVFVGGPAVSFNPLPISPLVSAVGLGDFEALIGEILKFRDEGVSALIPKFFVYELKNRAKFNRILHLSPLRDQIRVLEDGVTLNKFLLEISRGCGWGCRFCGMGWHWRPRLDAPMNEVREAIEYASDLGFREIFIIGSDAASSKAIKDTLWEIAEIGLKASTPSIRADQVDVELLDLIRSTGGRMITIAPETGSDRLKGIINKRIDNDEIIRTAEEARDMGMKHIKLYFMIGLPFERESDVVESAKLASKVNSILRAKVTLSVFVPKAGTPFELSPLIREPDFRRRLSIFRREYRGEMNVSHYGRAYVQALLSLGGFEVSEILKRGYKRPFNRWTYGSIARDLGVDPDRIVHGEREAPWWDYIDNISKDFIRREYERAKSGWPLLPCDEFCSKCMIECPMR
- a CDS encoding DUF2110 family protein, which produces MIDLTREFFIQERIPEDLNVDSMLEELGWEMMQLMRGIEVEALDLDTEGGWVKVRVSGADEGAAENLIYRTYGKLKRAEEAKVGESLKGFITDLGEVGYGIYFKAFLGEKDCLYPLYEMRKQLVDNMKLSTRAIANIYGFMNDVSMEINVTKIDEKGIYVSLSPRQVRMIRDMIKMGREILLVVRATPKQVKRALNRTGHYRDVSMVRKSFLSHMLICKRKTQAKGLIPRLGPYLPGAKFSTISQDKFRKLTEVNFLNHSTQ
- a CDS encoding transcription factor TFIIE subunit alpha; the encoded protein is MRDEDLIILALAVISRDLELVRRIVELANNGVIEEGELQETLKLSVTNLRVMLYQMQDFNLVIQLGAKEDGNGGYLSYWRINKDVAKSFLLRRLKYTKSELMKRKEEDLSGEYYVCAADPSHARLSFDEMIRSMGEGSPTCPVCGAMMEPVNKEEVVKLIDSMIELIDRAIETLEG
- the hxlB gene encoding 6-phospho-3-hexuloisomerase, with the protein product MGTPVVEKIGKLIEVVKENLSTVDDESANMFIKALFRTMGEGKIFVVGAGRSGLVAKAFAMRLLHVGFQVYVVGETVTPSMRSGDLLIAVSGSGETKFPVTAAQVAKSVGAHVIAITSYPDSTLGKIADFVVRIGGRVLPEDESRDYFTRQILGIHEPLTPLGTLFELSAMIYLDALISEIVELMGKSEEDLARRHANIE